The Neisseria yangbaofengii genome contains a region encoding:
- a CDS encoding toxin-antitoxin system YwqK family antitoxin, whose protein sequence is MNRFLTMGLVSVAMSAGSAAAWAQTHSVYFNQQGKITATMSSVAYVRQYKVNAGLAQVQDFYYPSMKKYSDPYQVQTSQIKVFVPVLDNGTLTLWHFNGQKKMVGSYRNGKPNGEWINWYPNGKKSAVMPYLNGLSNGVGARYYRNGNKESEIQFKNDKANGYWKQWYADGSPKTEMKMVNDQPMEMLSWDESGRLLTEMSFRNGRRNGIVLDWYEDGSKKSEAVYQNDQLVKKTLWDQDGFEIE, encoded by the coding sequence ATGAACCGGTTTTTAACAATGGGTTTGGTGTCGGTGGCGATGAGTGCAGGATCAGCGGCGGCTTGGGCGCAAACTCATTCTGTGTACTTTAATCAGCAAGGTAAGATTACCGCGACCATGTCGTCTGTGGCTTACGTGCGCCAGTATAAAGTTAACGCCGGTTTGGCGCAGGTGCAGGATTTCTATTATCCATCAATGAAAAAATATTCTGATCCTTATCAGGTGCAAACCAGTCAGATTAAGGTGTTTGTACCGGTGTTGGATAATGGCACATTAACCTTATGGCATTTCAACGGTCAGAAAAAAATGGTCGGCAGCTACCGCAATGGTAAGCCTAATGGCGAATGGATCAACTGGTATCCAAATGGCAAAAAATCAGCAGTTATGCCGTATTTAAACGGCTTAAGCAACGGTGTCGGCGCACGCTATTACCGAAACGGCAATAAAGAGAGCGAAATACAGTTTAAAAACGATAAGGCTAACGGCTATTGGAAGCAATGGTATGCCGATGGCAGCCCAAAAACGGAAATGAAGATGGTGAACGATCAGCCGATGGAAATGCTCAGTTGGGACGAATCCGGTCGATTATTGACTGAGATGTCGTTTAGAAACGGCCGCCGCAACGGCATTGTGTTGGATTGGTATGAAGACGGTTCGAAAAAATCAGAAGCCGTGTATCAAAATGACCAATTGGTGAAAAAGACCTTATGGGATCAAGATGGGTTTGAGATTGAGTAA
- a CDS encoding IS630 transposase-related protein codes for MAYSEDFKQLVLKKLRQGWTIRRAAKEFGIAISTITLWRRPPAPQAPPKQRKTRKISVQALLEDVERYPDAYCYERAQRFGCSHTAIHKALKRYNISYKKRPTATRKPTEGSEKTS; via the coding sequence ATGGCCTATTCAGAAGACTTCAAACAACTCGTACTCAAAAAACTCCGTCAAGGATGGACGATTCGCAGAGCCGCAAAAGAATTCGGCATCGCCATCTCCACCATCACACTTTGGAGACGCCCTCCGGCTCCTCAAGCCCCTCCAAAGCAACGGAAAACCCGCAAAATCAGCGTCCAAGCACTGCTCGAAGATGTTGAGCGTTATCCCGATGCCTATTGCTATGAAAGAGCGCAACGCTTTGGCTGTTCCCATACTGCCATACACAAAGCATTAAAGCGATACAACATCAGCTACAAAAAAAGACCAACCGCCACCCGAAAGCCAACAGAGGGCTCAGAAAAAACTTCCTGA
- a CDS encoding IS630 family transposase — protein sequence MQHQLQKKTNRHPKANRGLRKNFLKLLHRYIRRNRPVVYLDESGFRTSCYRPYAYAPKSRRCYALHDWQGHHQTNAIGALFHGKLFAVGLFDCSIDRRIFDAWVERILIPELPQNSVVVMDNATFHKGNALALLKEKGHTVLWLPPYSPDLNQIEKKWAWIKGVRNRLRIMDVDCLFQMCIDK from the coding sequence ATACAACATCAGCTACAAAAAAAGACCAACCGCCACCCGAAAGCCAACAGAGGGCTCAGAAAAAACTTCCTGAAGTTACTGCACCGCTACATCCGCCGTAACCGTCCGGTTGTTTATTTAGACGAGAGCGGATTCAGAACATCCTGTTACCGGCCTTACGCTTATGCGCCAAAAAGCCGGCGCTGTTATGCGCTCCATGATTGGCAGGGACATCATCAGACCAATGCTATTGGGGCGTTATTTCACGGCAAACTGTTTGCCGTCGGGTTGTTTGATTGCAGTATTGACCGCCGAATATTTGACGCTTGGGTGGAGCGGATTTTGATTCCGGAGCTACCGCAAAACAGTGTGGTGGTGATGGATAATGCGACGTTTCATAAGGGGAATGCTTTAGCACTTCTGAAGGAGAAAGGCCATACTGTGTTATGGCTTCCGCCCTATAGCCCTGATCTGAATCAGATAGAGAAAAAGTGGGCTTGGATTAAAGGTGTTAGGAATCGGCTGCGAATTATGGATGTGGATTGTCTGTTTCAGATGTGTATCGATAAATAA